One window from the genome of Elephas maximus indicus isolate mEleMax1 chromosome 8, mEleMax1 primary haplotype, whole genome shotgun sequence encodes:
- the LOC126081683 gene encoding protein BUD31 homolog, with amino-acid sequence MPKVKRSRKAPPDGWELIEPTLDELDQKMREAETEPHEGKRKVESLCPIFRIHHQKTRYIFDLFYKQKAISRELYEYCIKEGYADKNLIAKWKKQGYENLCCLRCIQTRDTNFGTNCICRIPKSKLEVGRIIECMH; translated from the coding sequence ATGCCTAAAGTCAAAAGAAGCCGGAAAGCTCCCCCAGATGGCTGGGAGTTGATTGAACCAACACTGGATGAATTAGATCAAAAGATGAGAGAAGCGGAGACAGAGCCTCATGAGGGGAAAAGGAAAGTGGAGTCTCTGTGCCCCATCTTCAGGATCCACCACCAGAAAACCCGATACATCTTTGATCTCTTTTATAAGCAGAAGGCCATAAGCAGAGAGCTGTACGAATACTGCATTAAGGAAGGCTACGCCGATAAAAACCTGATCGCCAAGTGGAAGAAGCAAGGCTACGAGAACCTGTGCTGCCTGCGCTGCATTCAGACTCGGGACACCAACTTCGGGACCAACTGCATCTGCCGGATCCCCAAAAGCAAGCTGGAAGTGGGCCGGATCATCGAGTGCATGCACTGA